The segment AGAGGTACTCTGGGTAATTTGGCTATGCCTGCTCCTGCTAGATTCCGGCTTTGAATAGAGGGGGAGATAAAAGCAGTCATACtttacatgcagcagcagccaaaacTAAAACTCACCGGCTTTTTCCCTACAATGAGTTTTTCCACTTTTTGAACCTGAGACACATGGTCTTCATTAGTCTTGAGCTCCCGCTTGCGAATCCGCTCATATATTCCTACCAGCATCTCTCGGGGGATGTCCTCCCCGTCATCCACTCCTAAgcatgagaggaaaagagagggaatgggggaaaaaagagagggattAATGATTAACTCACGCGTTTATGAGAGTTGATGAACTCCTGAATTTGCTTACAtactgcagagctgcacatATTTCTCACTGTACGGACAGAAATGTCCTTCAGAGCTCACAGAGGATGAGTGTTTCCCCTCCACTGAATACTGTGCTTTAATTACTGACACTCCAATAGGCAGATAAATGTGTTGGCCATGCCACAAAGCCCCTCTTAATACCCTCAAAATCTGTTCAGGGCAACTGAAAAGTGCTTCGGCTCAACAGCAAAGAATTCTTGACCATGACTTtcaaatgacccccccccccccccccccccctcagaacCTTATAAACAGGGATATTAATAAAAGCAAATGCATGTACAAAACTCGATTTAAGGTGAATAGTATATATAATGTGGGAGGGAGAACCAAGCACCTCTAAGGTTTTTAACAAAGTCCTCCagcttcatcttcctctcagGCTTGACGTTGGGGCTGTACATGTCCGTgttgaggaggatgatggcaaAGGCCAGGATGAAGATGGTGTCGGGGTTCCTGAACTGTCGCACCACACCAGGGTTGCAGATACAGTAGCGCTGGCTGCAAAGAGGATATTGGACACAGAAACTTTGAAGTCAAACTGCAGATCattttcatatacagtatattacataTACTAAATGACTATTGAAAGAACATCCACTAGACTATAGGAGGTATACAGAAGCACTATCCCTATTATAGTCAGTGTTCGACACCTATGCAATATGCTGCAAAAAATCCACACCCAAGGAGAGAATAACTATGATAACAATAACAAGCTGGACTTTTATAGCACCTTTTCAAAACACtgttacaaggtgctttacatgGAGAATTAAGGgagaaacaattaaaagcaatttgaagatcacacaacattacgttacattacgttacagcagagaaaagagtaaaaacaagatgaaatgaaacactgtaaaatgataaaaaataatcgGTAAGAGAATGGCGGGTAGGAGAAAGAGGACCTATACATTCTCATACAGTTTGTCAGatggatctcctcagggagCTTGTTCCACAGAGTGGGAGCTCTGACAGGAAAGGACCAGTCTCCTCTGAGGAGTGTGGAATAGCAAGTTGGGCCTTCGCTGAGGAACTCAGGTTAGGACCGGGCACATGTGGTGTTAAGAGTTCTGAAATGTACTGAGGTGCAAATCCAGAACGGGCTAAAAGTCAGCATTAAAATCTTAACTGGCCAATGAAGAGAAGCTAAAATTGGAGTAAAAGCTAAAGCTCATTAGTGGCTGAAGCCCCAAGCTTCCTCGATTGAGGACTGGATAGACACTTTATCAAATGTATATAAGAATTATAAACATTCAGATGTCAGTGGAACTGATATCTCACAAAATCAAGGCCTGCTGTGAAATTATACTGTGTTAGATCTGACTGAACATGAGAAAAAACTATTAAATGAAGAAGAAGGTGTCAGACTTCCCTTCAAGACATAATAAATCAGTAAGCTTCCTGTTTAGTGATTAGTTCCACTTGTGGGCAGGTGTATCACTGTTCATATTGATATCGATCTCTCcgctgtctgagctccagctaTTTACGATCAAATAATGCTTCATTAATGCTTAAGTCAAAAGAACAACGAGCCAGCACCAGTGAGTGCAGACAGTCGATACAGCCTGAGGCCATCAGGTACAGGTAGGTTGGCCATGTAATAACTTTCTGAGTCAACATAAAGTGAGCTCATAATCGTATCTGTACGGTGCTGCAGGCAAGTGCCAGATGATCAGTTATTGTTATCTCCCTAAAGAAACTTACTGAGGCAAAAATGTCCTTGCTTGTTCCTGATCGAGGCTAATTCTCCGTGGGTACGAGATCGCAGTGCCACCAGAGgtttggagaaaataaatgaggaacaaacaacatccatcagcagcactggggggggggagggtttCCTCAACTTTTtgagctgtttttcttttggattTGAAATGGCTTGGCCCCACTCGACTGATTTCTGTCTGAGAGTTGACTTTCTGAGGTCGCCTCTGTTTTCGAGGATGGCGGTGTTTTTGGTAACAGTGCAAAGCAAGCTTGTGCTATCCATTAATCATACACGCTGTGTTGACATAAACACTTGACGTGGCAATAAACCCCATCATGATCATCCTGTCACATAATCCGTTGCTTTTTGTTGATTTAAGACCCTACTGGGGAAAACATCTCTTTATTCCTCCTTGCTTGCCTCCATATGGAAAGATTCCATCAATTTGTTTGGGAGATGGAGCCACATCCGCTGTTGTGAGTTCTCACCTGTAGGCCTCGATCAGCCGCTCGACCTTCTGCGCTTCTCCCTGGACTCTGATGTGAGCCTGGAATTTCCTGAGCGCTTCGTCCAGCTCCATAGCTGAGAAGTCCATTTCATCCACCACACAACTGGTGAAAAACACAGTCAGGAGCGGTAAGAAGATCAGTTTGAACAGGAGAATGTACAATACTGTGTGTAGGGATACGCACATTATGAATTTTAAacctcttttgtttgttttgtgaaaagatgaaacttttaaattttggtaaaatacaaacatgctgTTTCTTATACATATTGTAAGTTTCATTCATATAAGCACCCAAacattattgttttcttctgttaGAAATATATCATTTACTCCCCTGTCCAGTGTGTGTCAGTTCTGCTCAGCttcagagccccccccccctaaacTCCATGATCGACCTACCCAAGTCTAATGTTTTCCCTGGAAGACTCACATTCAAGTGTCTTTGTTGATCTACTGTGAAAACATCAGGTTTCCACACAGTCAGAGGAAGGTCAAGTGTGCATCCTGATCACACCTCACTCAGTTAGTTTAGTTTACAACCTGGTGTGCTCTTGCTTTTGCATTTCACTGAGTACAACATTTTAGCCACTTAAAGAAAGCATTGCATAAAgtattcaaacacatttaatttattatcgGCTTATAAAGTTGTTTCACAGCTGATAAGTTGACAAACAGTTCCTTATTTACTCATCCAGTAGACAGTGTGCAATATGAGCATTCATTTGGAGTTTATTGGtaatacacatatacagtatgataTGGTACTCACTTTTCTCTTAGCTCTGTTCTAGTGTCTATTGACTCCTGAGATTTATGTCTTGCTCTGTAGTTGCCTAATGATCCATTATTTCCATCGACCAGTCACTAACTTCAGCTCTCTGCTGTTTGGTACTGGGCAGGTTGTGCACAATGCACATTGAATTAATGAGACATGTTTTCCTGCAaccctctgcctgctgctggaggagagtggagaggCTGAACCAAACAATTAACAGGCTTTAAATGAAAGATAATATAATGCTccacagagctgaggagaacTGCAGATTTGGGTGATAAGTATCTGGGTTCATCACATCAAGTGATTCCCTTTCACATAATTTGATCCATTGTTCAtatacaaatattgatttgttaaAGCAGAAATTGTACTTGGGTTTTTGCTGTGATATTCATGACTATGATTGACTTGGTTAAATAAAGGAGCTGAGCAGTCCTCTTTGCTGAAGAGAGGATTGTGCCTTCGCTCTCCACAGCCCTGATACCTTGATACCTTGCATGTCAGGATTTATAGACGTTTTCTCAAGGCGCCCTTTAGATATGCCTGTCAAACTGACACTGATGGACCTTTTGTGGCCTTATCCTCCACTGAATCTCAATGAGCTCTGATAAAGCCGGTCTGCTGTAAGTGTGATTCAGATAAGTCTGTCCAGTCTAAAGCATGAAAGAGAGGCGCTATTTGAATGATACCATGAATCACTGCTGGAAAATACAAGAGTTTTATGACTTCCCTTCCTTTTTAAAAGGAGTGGGGAATATAAATGGAATCCGTATGTTTAACTGAGCATCGCAGTGATTTCCTGAGTGGGttctatttctgtttatttcctggATGTAACTTGAGTCATTATGTACTACTCAGAAACTCCAAAGTGTTTTTGAATGATAGTAGATTGCAAACTGGCAACCCAATTTGCAACTAAATGATGATTTATAGTTATGTTCCCGGGAGGCAGATACAAAAGTGTGTACAGAGGCATATGTGGCAAGTTACATCAAAAGGCTTTTTAGTGAATCTTCATGTTTTCAGGGTGATTCATCagcacataaatacacataataCAAACATATGAAGGGCTGCAAACTCACTCTAGGACGTCTCGGTTGAACTGCTTCTGTCTATTACCCAGGAACTCGCCAATCATCTGCCTACTCAGGCCCTTCCTCTGAAGCAGGAAGTGGGCCACACCCACTGGAGTGTCTGGGACAAAGTTCCGCTCTATCAGATACTGGGTGCCTTTTTCTGGTTTCctggagaaacagaaaagtttggagagacagaaagagaggaccagggagagacaaaaaagaaatagtGATGACACAGTCCAAATCTGGGATAAGCCCACTGCACTTCTGTACACGGCCAAATGTGTCAGATGAGGGTCAGGATTTAGGCaagcagggagggaggtggggggatGGAATAAGGACGGGGAGTAGGATGGAGGGAACAACATTTCTCTCTGGTGCTGATCACAAATGATTAAAAGGAACTTAATGGGCGGCTCTGAAAGAAACCAAATCCACAATCATCTATGATTAAACATAATGACACAGGCTCAGATGGAGATGAAGTGGGGCAGAATGAGTCCCGGGCTCATTTGCACCTTAAGTAGAACAGGCCAATAACTGTGTTTCAATCAATGTCGAGGCATATTTATCGTACAGAAGAATTTCATGTTGAGGTCTTCAAGAATATTCTCCAAACCACAGGTAATGGACCGGATCTAATTTACATAACTTCTTCCATCCCTCATTGGGTATGTAATGTGTGATTGTACAATTTAGGGGCTAAAAGGTCCAAGCAATGATTATGACTGGCTGTGTGTGGACAGATGTTAATGGATCTTGTGTAGTGGACTGTACTTACTTGTTGAAGAGGTTTAGGCCAATGCGGTAGTGCCTTTTACGGATGATGTCATTGCTAAAAGCAGGTGAGTCCCAGCTGTTGCGAGTCTCTTTGTGGTATGTCTGCTTGCTGAGAGTCTGTTCCCTCAAGCTGTCTCTGGATGAGGACTCAGAGCTACAGTTGATGGTGTCGTTGGAGTTGGACGTGCTGTTGATGCTATCGTTGTCCCCGTCAGAGAAATCCGACTCTGATTTGCTTTGACGGTTTGCAGTTCCGTTGATGGCCAGGTGAGCCTCCAGTTGTCGCGGTCGATGGCGGGAAGCGTCTTCCTCTCTGGAAGGCCCACGGGGCGGCAAACCGTGGCTGATGTTTTTGGGGCTCTGCTGGTTGCTGATGCTTCGGTCGTAGGCATTCTGTCTCTTCAAGGAGCTGCGGTCAGAGCGATCGCTCAGTTCCACCGAGCTGTCGCTGGGAGGCTCAATGGTCAGTAGGGGTAGGTGGTCTACCCGCAAACGCTGCTCTTGGCATTCCAAGGAAGGTGTACTGCGGCAACTGGTGTCAGTGTCCCCTTTCTCATCTTTATGAGCTAGAGACCAGTAATCCTGGGAGGAGTTGAGAGAGCGGTGACGCAAGTCTGATTCTGTGCTGGAGGGTCGGTCTACAGACTGAGATAGAGGCAGGGGTGGTGacagctcctcttcatcaatGTAAAGGGTTACATCACTGTAGGAAGCTGTCATCTCATCCAACTTGCGGTGATCTGAGGCGCTGTGGGAGGGTTTCACCTGGCAGCTGACTTCCCTGTTCATATCCTGGTGACCTCTCCCTGGCTCAGAGTGGCTGTCCTCACCATGCAGACTGCGACAGTTTAGAGCATCATCTATGGACTCAGCTAGAGATTTGACCTGTCTGGAGAAGGCATCTTCTAGTTCTGTGATAGCATCTGTAAAGTCACTCTGTGTCGTGGGGGTCTTGGCCTGCACCCCCATCTCTCCACCGTGTTCTGACTGCACCAGTGCACCGATTTTGGTGCCGTCATCTGTGAGTGAGACCTGCTTTCCCTCAAAGTAGGAGCTGTGGACTTTTTCAGGTCCTTCAAAGGAAAACTGCATTCTCATATTGGATAGGACGATCCGTCTGGACATACGGTTCTCAGACATAGAGCTTCGAAGACGCTCAAAGTTTTTGTTCATCTGATACTGGCGGAAGGCTGTCTGGATGGTACGGGCTGCATGCCGAGTTATGAAACGCCCACCATATTTACGCTCTAGCATCTCCACCTGCAGGAAGAGAAGGGACAGTTTGAAAAACAACTGGGGACAGTCTAAGaagcataaaaaaacattgattattgattataacTCTAACCTACAAAGGTTGAGCAGTTCTCTTTTGTAAAGGAGGAAGCTACAGTttagacagttttttttccaagtcTATAGAATATATGactttgtgtgtatgagtatgaaattaaaataaactcagTCCAGAAACAATTGATAAAGTTTTAACTTGACAACCCAGTTTGATTAATAATATGGTAATGGTCTAAATAATGATAAAGAACTTCTCCTAAACACCAAAAACAAGAATTATTGGACAGATTATATGTGGGCACTGCAGTGCTAATGAACTGACATATAAAAGGAATAATGGTTGGTTTTATAGGGTTataatgtcttttaaaaaaaggatcaCACTTAGAAATCATTCAGGTGTGTACACTGAACTGAAATGCCTGAGAAATAGTGATATGCCTGTAATTAGGACAGTGTCTAGAGCTGTATTACATTAGCTCCTTTTTTCAAGCCTGTAACTGTAAAACATTGACCCAGTTTTCCACCAATGGACTGGTGGTGTAAAAGGATTCTAATTTCCCTTCTTCATGTGAGGGCCAATGTGGCCAATGGACCTTAACTTTCCACAAGGAACATGGACCATGCCAGTGAGTCTCACTACAAGAGGCTGCAACTAGCACTGCTTAACAAGAGGACCAGTGTGATTTCTAAGTATTTTATCACATTTGACCATTTACTGCATTGCCATCGACCTGCACAAGAGATTATCATGTGTCCACTTGCTTTAAAGGGTCCTATTGTATCACTGCAGGTTTCAGAGTGTCAGTATGTGTAAAAACCCACATGGATCAAAGTGGACCCACTAACAGTTCTGAATAAGTGGTGCATCATGATCCTGATAGAAGAAAACTACACGAAAGGGAGACATGAATTACTCCTTTATTATAACTGGTGGAGCATCCTTCTGCATTAGGGTCTGTTTGGACGGACCACATCGTAGATCAAGTCTTATTATCCCAATTCTGGATCCGGTCCAAAATGTCAGGCCTGGGTAGACCTCTACTTTGTAGaataaatgacacaaatatataaatgggCAAGAAAAagtaatatactttaaagacagTTGTTGTGGTTTAGCTTTACAGGTCAGAAGTAAAACAGTAATAAagattgttttttgttctgGCAACCTCACCCACTTTTGTTGATATCTGGCCAAGTAGCAGGTAGGCACATTCAACACAAGCAGTTGATGCAATTATAACCATTTCAAAGTAGAAGAAAGAAGTCTGTGCAATAAAGGACCATGTCATTTCTTCGAAGACAACGTTACAAGTACAGAGTCTAATAAAATATGGTTTGAAAGACTGAACAGAATTCTCACTGATTTTTCCTTTGTCTTATTGCCTGTTGTTCACAGGGACCTATTGTTCTCCCACTGATGTTTGCTTTTATAGTTTTAACACAGATCCATCATCCTTTATTCATCTATAGATCATTTCCACTTCACTACATCgttgtttgcttgttgtttgCTATATTTGTGAGGACATGCTTACTGATAGACACTAAATACTGCTCATTGGTCTTCCTTtccttgtatatatatataaatatgcacATGACACTTTTGGTCAGATGTTGAACAaacagagtgtgtttgtgttgttctggATTAGGTTCCGCCTCTTGCATTTATTGTTGAattttgtgaatgttttgttttgttgactttttGCTGCTTTACATTACATTGAACTAGTTAGTGAACCGCAATCAATACAGAACTAAAGCCAAACTGCAGATGCTTCATTGATTGATAATTGATAAAGAGAACAGAGGATTAAACCATTTTTAGTGCTCATTGCCTGATAGCTTCATACGGCTACTGATTTGTAGTAATATAGTGTGTTATCAATGtatacaatttaattaaaattagaGCAGCAAAAATAGATTATTTTGGCCCCTAAGCAGTAGCTGTTAAGACCAACATGTTAGCAAACAGTCAGATAATTAcacatcagcagacacagagcaagATAAGTCACAAGTGGAGTTGTGTATTATAAATCAGTAAaattctaccactgaaccaAACACGTTTCTGCTGagacaaccaaaacaataagctAAAAGCGGCTAAAATGCTCAGTAATGTCCTGTAGAATCAGATGATATTTCATTAGGGTTATACATTTCctttatctttaaataaatcaatgtgatTATATAGTTTCAAAACTATCCGCCCTGTTTAGGTTGTTTAGAGATGGAAGTTGTCCCTGTCTTTGTGAGTCCCACCCCCCTCTCACCTGCTTGTCCTGTAGGTCCGATGAGAGCTCATAGCTCTCTGACAGCGAGCGGGAGCGCTTGattgcctcctcctctgcctgcttGCGGAGGATGGACTGGGAGTGCTGGAGCTTGGGTCGACGGGGCCGCGGGTGGCCGGGCAGCAGGATGTGCCCGTAGAACTGGCTGTCCAGGTGGTCGTGGCCGAGCCCGCCGCTGTGGGTCACTGGGACGCAACTGTAGCCGCTGCTGGGGTCCACAGAGGCGCCCACCTCGCTGCCTGGAGCATCACCTTCCACACTGTgggacacagagaaacactgggTTGGTCCAATGAGTCAATTGCTTTGTGTTTCAGCAAGAAGCACGTGACAGATAGTGAAAGTGAACTTTGATACTGCAGGCAGGTATAAATATGAGTGAGAGAATTTATAGCAGCACTCTGAGCACAAGGAGGAAAATACCTCAAATCAGCCTCAGCAGCTACAGGACTGAAGCACTGTGTCATGATTAGAAAAGATTAAATGACTatgaattaataatgaataCCAAATAGCTCAAATAGCCACATAAAGCTCGACAGACACTGATATCACTGCAGCACAATCAGCAGCTTGctctttcattaaaaacaaagcaacacaatgtcAAGAGTGATTGAAGCGTGTGAAGCAGCACCTCGAATGTTAAAAGATCAACAAGGATCATTGTGTAGTCACCGGAGCAGCAACCTGAACAGATAATTGGATAAACCCTGACGGTGTTGAGCAAGGACCTCGccagacagcagcagctacatgtCAGCTGCAGATCTACTCACTTCCTCCACACCTCTCGGACTGTGGCGATCAGCTGAGACGGCTAAAGTGAACACACTGCGCTGCGATACCCGGGCACACGCCAGTAAACCATTACTTTGAGTCATTTTTTACTGGAAGAAAAGAACCTGATCTgactgcttttttttaatgtgtgaaaaaaCAAGCTGTCCCTCTCCACAGACACAAGCCTCCATTTGTTCCAgcctttctcttcttttctacAGAGGCAGAATCTGACCACAACAAGAAGATTCAATTGAACATTATACAGAGATGTCAATGAAATGCAGAAGCCAGCTCAGCAGAGAGGAATTGCTGACATGAGAACAAGGGAAGGCATCTGAATACATCCTATTCCAAAATGAATACATATTGTCCACTcacaataaatattttgaaCACCCAGTCAAAGCGATGACATTTTAGGGATTGTCATGTTTGTGTGCTCAGATTCATTCTGCACATGTAACTCCACACACCTAAAGCAGGGATGTGACACATGCAGCTCTGCAGATGAGGTAGAATCAGTTATGAAAGTTAGTTTTCTATATTGTTGATTTTACTCCAGTGACTTCATATCGCATTAGAGTGCTCAAACCTGAAACAGCCGATGCTAAAAGTTTGTAATGCCGGTTTTCTGAGCTAATAGAAAACACGGAGAGCACTAGATCGTTTTGAGCCTAAATACATCTTTGAGTTACTTGTACGCTTCAAAACATCCAGATCTTGGTCATCTGGGACAGGTTTACTCAGTGCTTCCACAGTTTAAACCAAGCAAGGTGGAGCGGCTTTTAATGTCTCTGCTCCCCACCAGTGGAACAAGCTCCCTACATAATTGAGATTGGTTAAAAACATAACAAGCCTGAGCTGAAACAGCTAAATTACCTGGGTCAAAATA is part of the Hippoglossus hippoglossus isolate fHipHip1 chromosome 5, fHipHip1.pri, whole genome shotgun sequence genome and harbors:
- the iqsec1b gene encoding IQ motif and SEC7 domain-containing protein 1 isoform X6 is translated as MWCLQCASDRSQSLLELESDGCVEGDAPGSEVGASVDPSSGYSCVPVTHSGGLGHDHLDSQFYGHILLPGHPRPRRPKLQHSQSILRKQAEEEAIKRSRSLSESYELSSDLQDKQVEMLERKYGGRFITRHAARTIQTAFRQYQMNKNFERLRSSMSENRMSRRIVLSNMRMQFSFEGPEKVHSSYFEGKQVSLTDDGTKIGALVQSEHGGEMGVQAKTPTTQSDFTDAITELEDAFSRQVKSLAESIDDALNCRSLHGEDSHSEPGRGHQDMNREVSCQVKPSHSASDHRKLDEMTASYSDVTLYIDEEELSPPLPLSQSVDRPSSTESDLRHRSLNSSQDYWSLAHKDEKGDTDTSCRSTPSLECQEQRLRVDHLPLLTIEPPSDSSVELSDRSDRSSLKRQNAYDRSISNQQSPKNISHGLPPRGPSREEDASRHRPRQLEAHLAINGTANRQSKSESDFSDGDNDSINSTSNSNDTINCSSESSSRDSLREQTLSKQTYHKETRNSWDSPAFSNDIIRKRHYRIGLNLFNKKPEKGTQYLIERNFVPDTPVGVAHFLLQRKGLSRQMIGEFLGNRQKQFNRDVLDCVVDEMDFSAMELDEALRKFQAHIRVQGEAQKVERLIEAYSQRYCICNPGVVRQFRNPDTIFILAFAIILLNTDMYSPNVKPERKMKLEDFVKNLRGVDDGEDIPREMLVGIYERIRKRELKTNEDHVSQVQKVEKLIVGKKPIGSLHHGLGCVLSLPHRRLVCYCRLFEVPDPNKPQKLGLHQREIFLFNDLLVVTKIFQKKKNSVTYSFRQSFSLYGMQVVLFENQYYPNGVRLTSAVPGADIKVLINFNAPNPQDRKKFTDDLRESIAEVQEMEKYRIESELEKQKGVVRPSMSQSSGLKKETGNGNLSRVSLDDSYATGEGLKRSALSSSLRDLSDAGKRGRRSSAGSLDSNMEGSIISSPHMRRRAPSSRDCPSRHSGQSLPNSSSLLGSLFGTRRLKSPSPTPQALHPTLISHTPHPTNLHHTARVEADTPGPLHPHHAQFCHITQNPPPYHHHHHYHPPAHLQHPPHQFHPAPSHTQQPSYPAHPQHGHGSHPAHSTHPAHGPHHHGPPPPPTQAPSSTKPKHSGISTVV
- the iqsec1b gene encoding IQ motif and SEC7 domain-containing protein 1 isoform X2; this translates as MDGQRGFYEMENPAENPSKAAEYLQELNKIIETQQELLEKQRVRIEELELQVTDLCKENACLKDQHQRHLATCRLQQGNHSSLGAIKENVLQEKRHASFPVEVSEIPLNLIAPPCRRSYPCRKWKSASLGPDSEGPSSAMSHRRHHHSVEGDAPGSEVGASVDPSSGYSCVPVTHSGGLGHDHLDSQFYGHILLPGHPRPRRPKLQHSQSILRKQAEEEAIKRSRSLSESYELSSDLQDKQVEMLERKYGGRFITRHAARTIQTAFRQYQMNKNFERLRSSMSENRMSRRIVLSNMRMQFSFEGPEKVHSSYFEGKQVSLTDDGTKIGALVQSEHGGEMGVQAKTPTTQSDFTDAITELEDAFSRQVKSLAESIDDALNCRSLHGEDSHSEPGRGHQDMNREVSCQVKPSHSASDHRKLDEMTASYSDVTLYIDEEELSPPLPLSQSVDRPSSTESDLRHRSLNSSQDYWSLAHKDEKGDTDTSCRSTPSLECQEQRLRVDHLPLLTIEPPSDSSVELSDRSDRSSLKRQNAYDRSISNQQSPKNISHGLPPRGPSREEDASRHRPRQLEAHLAINGTANRQSKSESDFSDGDNDSINSTSNSNDTINCSSESSSRDSLREQTLSKQTYHKETRNSWDSPAFSNDIIRKRHYRIGLNLFNKKPEKGTQYLIERNFVPDTPVGVAHFLLQRKGLSRQMIGEFLGNRQKQFNRDVLDCVVDEMDFSAMELDEALRKFQAHIRVQGEAQKVERLIEAYSQRYCICNPGVVRQFRNPDTIFILAFAIILLNTDMYSPNVKPERKMKLEDFVKNLRGVDDGEDIPREMLVGIYERIRKRELKTNEDHVSQVQKVEKLIVGKKPIGSLHHGLGCVLSLPHRRLVCYCRLFEVPDPNKPQKLGLHQREIFLFNDLLVVTKIFQKKKNSVTYSFRQSFSLYGMQVVLFENQYYPNGVRLTSAVPGADIKVLINFNAPNPQDRKKFTDDLRESIAEVQEMEKYRIESELEKQKGVVRPSMSQSSGLKKETGNGNLSRVSLDDSYATGEGLKRSALSSSLRDLSDAGKRGRRSSAGSLDSNMEGSIISSPHMRRRAPSSRDCPSRHSGQSLPNSSSLLGSLFGTRRLKSPSPTPQALHPTLISHTPHPTNLHHTARVEADTPGPLHPHHAQFCHITQNPPPYHHHHHYHPPAHLQHPPHQFHPAPSHTQQPSYPAHPQHGHGSHPAHSTHPAHGPHHHGPPPPPTQAPSSTKPKHSGISTVV
- the iqsec1b gene encoding IQ motif and SEC7 domain-containing protein 1 isoform X5, giving the protein MLKFKAFCLDYWQFLCLQPLHGVYKGVEGDAPGSEVGASVDPSSGYSCVPVTHSGGLGHDHLDSQFYGHILLPGHPRPRRPKLQHSQSILRKQAEEEAIKRSRSLSESYELSSDLQDKQVEMLERKYGGRFITRHAARTIQTAFRQYQMNKNFERLRSSMSENRMSRRIVLSNMRMQFSFEGPEKVHSSYFEGKQVSLTDDGTKIGALVQSEHGGEMGVQAKTPTTQSDFTDAITELEDAFSRQVKSLAESIDDALNCRSLHGEDSHSEPGRGHQDMNREVSCQVKPSHSASDHRKLDEMTASYSDVTLYIDEEELSPPLPLSQSVDRPSSTESDLRHRSLNSSQDYWSLAHKDEKGDTDTSCRSTPSLECQEQRLRVDHLPLLTIEPPSDSSVELSDRSDRSSLKRQNAYDRSISNQQSPKNISHGLPPRGPSREEDASRHRPRQLEAHLAINGTANRQSKSESDFSDGDNDSINSTSNSNDTINCSSESSSRDSLREQTLSKQTYHKETRNSWDSPAFSNDIIRKRHYRIGLNLFNKKPEKGTQYLIERNFVPDTPVGVAHFLLQRKGLSRQMIGEFLGNRQKQFNRDVLDCVVDEMDFSAMELDEALRKFQAHIRVQGEAQKVERLIEAYSQRYCICNPGVVRQFRNPDTIFILAFAIILLNTDMYSPNVKPERKMKLEDFVKNLRGVDDGEDIPREMLVGIYERIRKRELKTNEDHVSQVQKVEKLIVGKKPIGSLHHGLGCVLSLPHRRLVCYCRLFEVPDPNKPQKLGLHQREIFLFNDLLVVTKIFQKKKNSVTYSFRQSFSLYGMQVVLFENQYYPNGVRLTSAVPGADIKVLINFNAPNPQDRKKFTDDLRESIAEVQEMEKYRIESELEKQKGVVRPSMSQSSGLKKETGNGNLSRVSLDDSYATGEGLKRSALSSSLRDLSDAGKRGRRSSAGSLDSNMEGSIISSPHMRRRAPSSRDCPSRHSGQSLPNSSSLLGSLFGTRRLKSPSPTPQALHPTLISHTPHPTNLHHTARVEADTPGPLHPHHAQFCHITQNPPPYHHHHHYHPPAHLQHPPHQFHPAPSHTQQPSYPAHPQHGHGSHPAHSTHPAHGPHHHGPPPPPTQAPSSTKPKHSGISTVV
- the iqsec1b gene encoding IQ motif and SEC7 domain-containing protein 1 isoform X1, coding for MDGQRGFYEMENPAENPSKAAEYLQELNKIIETQQELLEKQRVRIEELELQVTDLCKENACLKDQHQRHLATCRLQQGNHSSLGAIKENVLQEKSKRESWRGVRRHASFPVEVSEIPLNLIAPPCRRSYPCRKWKSASLGPDSEGPSSAMSHRRHHHSVEGDAPGSEVGASVDPSSGYSCVPVTHSGGLGHDHLDSQFYGHILLPGHPRPRRPKLQHSQSILRKQAEEEAIKRSRSLSESYELSSDLQDKQVEMLERKYGGRFITRHAARTIQTAFRQYQMNKNFERLRSSMSENRMSRRIVLSNMRMQFSFEGPEKVHSSYFEGKQVSLTDDGTKIGALVQSEHGGEMGVQAKTPTTQSDFTDAITELEDAFSRQVKSLAESIDDALNCRSLHGEDSHSEPGRGHQDMNREVSCQVKPSHSASDHRKLDEMTASYSDVTLYIDEEELSPPLPLSQSVDRPSSTESDLRHRSLNSSQDYWSLAHKDEKGDTDTSCRSTPSLECQEQRLRVDHLPLLTIEPPSDSSVELSDRSDRSSLKRQNAYDRSISNQQSPKNISHGLPPRGPSREEDASRHRPRQLEAHLAINGTANRQSKSESDFSDGDNDSINSTSNSNDTINCSSESSSRDSLREQTLSKQTYHKETRNSWDSPAFSNDIIRKRHYRIGLNLFNKKPEKGTQYLIERNFVPDTPVGVAHFLLQRKGLSRQMIGEFLGNRQKQFNRDVLDCVVDEMDFSAMELDEALRKFQAHIRVQGEAQKVERLIEAYSQRYCICNPGVVRQFRNPDTIFILAFAIILLNTDMYSPNVKPERKMKLEDFVKNLRGVDDGEDIPREMLVGIYERIRKRELKTNEDHVSQVQKVEKLIVGKKPIGSLHHGLGCVLSLPHRRLVCYCRLFEVPDPNKPQKLGLHQREIFLFNDLLVVTKIFQKKKNSVTYSFRQSFSLYGMQVVLFENQYYPNGVRLTSAVPGADIKVLINFNAPNPQDRKKFTDDLRESIAEVQEMEKYRIESELEKQKGVVRPSMSQSSGLKKETGNGNLSRVSLDDSYATGEGLKRSALSSSLRDLSDAGKRGRRSSAGSLDSNMEGSIISSPHMRRRAPSSRDCPSRHSGQSLPNSSSLLGSLFGTRRLKSPSPTPQALHPTLISHTPHPTNLHHTARVEADTPGPLHPHHAQFCHITQNPPPYHHHHHYHPPAHLQHPPHQFHPAPSHTQQPSYPAHPQHGHGSHPAHSTHPAHGPHHHGPPPPPTQAPSSTKPKHSGISTVV